The Limnochorda sp. LNt genome includes a region encoding these proteins:
- a CDS encoding class I SAM-dependent methyltransferase, translating into MMGPERGTPAPRWGESESETFQRLGAVFTPWRDAIAEVVCDLVPAETDEAFVAVDVGTGTGWLARALLEAFPRARVVALDGSPAMLRHARRLLAPFGQRAEVRRFELEESSWLEGLIGPVRCFASCLVLHHLADEQKRTLLRALRDRLEPGGALLVADILRPSSQRGWRHAARAWERDVRERSLQLTGDVAAFETFRRDGWNWFEHPDDPMDRPATLLDQLHWLIEAGFTGVDVFWVRAGHAVWGGFRT; encoded by the coding sequence ATGATGGGGCCGGAGCGAGGCACGCCCGCTCCCCGCTGGGGGGAGTCGGAGTCCGAGACCTTCCAGCGCCTGGGCGCCGTCTTCACCCCGTGGCGTGACGCGATCGCCGAGGTGGTGTGCGACCTCGTGCCGGCAGAGACGGACGAGGCGTTCGTCGCCGTCGACGTCGGCACGGGCACCGGGTGGCTCGCCAGGGCCCTGCTGGAGGCCTTCCCTCGTGCCCGTGTCGTGGCGCTGGACGGCTCGCCGGCCATGCTGCGTCACGCCCGGCGACTGCTGGCACCCTTCGGCCAGCGGGCCGAGGTGAGGCGGTTCGAGCTCGAGGAGTCGTCGTGGTTGGAGGGATTGATCGGCCCCGTGCGCTGCTTCGCCAGCTGCCTGGTCCTCCATCACCTCGCCGACGAGCAGAAGCGCACCCTCCTGCGTGCCCTCCGCGACCGGCTGGAGCCGGGCGGGGCACTCCTCGTCGCCGACATCCTGAGGCCGTCCAGCCAACGGGGCTGGCGCCACGCGGCGAGAGCCTGGGAGCGGGACGTGCGCGAGCGCTCCCTGCAGCTCACGGGAGACGTGGCGGCCTTCGAGACGTTCCGACGGGATGGCTGGAACTGGTTCGAGCACCCGGACGACCCGATGGACCGCCCGGCCACGCTGCTGGACCAGCTGCACTGGCTCATCGAGGCCGGCTTCACGGGGGTCGACGTCTTCTGGGTCCGAGCCGGGCACGCGGTCTGGGGCGGGTTTAGGACGTAG
- a CDS encoding OsmC family protein, whose amino-acid sequence MAEERVFGNVRLDRLEESARRVQADPSAGLLQVEMEGAWRFEEGAPQYGSVLTTPGGPVEVVADFPPPFGGWGKAPSAIQYCLYASTACFLSTYALVAAQEGVALRSLRVRLQARLDMRSFLGVGEAPVVESFRWTVLADTDADDATLERLRVLAEERCPATWCLRNPVPVESEVRRTA is encoded by the coding sequence ATGGCGGAGGAGCGGGTCTTCGGCAACGTGCGGCTGGACCGGCTGGAGGAGAGTGCCCGCAGGGTGCAGGCGGATCCCTCGGCGGGGCTGCTCCAGGTGGAGATGGAGGGTGCCTGGCGCTTCGAGGAGGGCGCGCCGCAATACGGGAGCGTGCTGACCACCCCCGGCGGTCCGGTGGAGGTGGTGGCGGACTTCCCGCCGCCCTTCGGGGGGTGGGGCAAGGCGCCCAGCGCCATCCAGTACTGCCTGTACGCCTCCACGGCCTGCTTCCTCTCCACGTACGCGCTGGTCGCCGCCCAGGAGGGGGTCGCGCTGCGGTCGCTGCGAGTCAGGCTTCAGGCTCGGCTCGACATGCGGAGCTTCCTGGGGGTGGGCGAGGCCCCGGTGGTCGAGTCCTTCCGGTGGACCGTCCTGGCCGACACCGACGCCGACGACGCCACCCTGGAGCGCCTGCGGGTGCTGGCCGAGGAGCGCTGCCCCGCCACGTGGTGCCTGCGAAATCCCGTGCCCGTCGAGAGCGAGGTGCGCCGGACCGCCTGA
- a CDS encoding secondary thiamine-phosphate synthase enzyme YjbQ — protein MKAYTEYLTFHTRKKREYINITDRVQEAVRKSGIQEGMVLVSAMHITAGVWVNDAEEGLLQDIDEWLERLAPFRPDYRHHLTGETNGDAHLKSLLVHHQVMVPVTAGRLDTGPWQQIYYAEFDGQRPKRVVIKVMGE, from the coding sequence ATGAAAGCCTACACCGAGTACCTCACCTTCCATACCCGCAAGAAGCGCGAGTACATCAACATCACCGACAGGGTGCAAGAGGCCGTGCGCAAGAGCGGGATCCAGGAGGGCATGGTGCTGGTCTCGGCCATGCACATCACGGCGGGGGTATGGGTCAACGACGCCGAGGAGGGGCTGCTCCAGGACATCGACGAGTGGCTGGAGCGCCTGGCGCCCTTCCGCCCCGACTACCGCCACCACCTTACCGGCGAGACCAACGGCGACGCCCACCTCAAGAGCCTGCTGGTGCACCACCAGGTGATGGTCCCCGTCACCGCCGGCCGGCTCGACACCGGCCCCTGGCAGCAGATCTACTACGCGGAGTTCGACGGGCAACGGCCCAAGCGGGTGGTCATCAAGGTGATGGGCGAGTAG
- a CDS encoding NlpC/P60 family protein, producing MTCWLRRRTDAASVAALVAVLMAAMPAAASAAEAGAVETVSAQQALAALEEALRYVEAGVPYQLGGKITLEEYLALKEEDPEAAAARGVDASGVVVNAYRAALPDLTLFAGPPEQGRTTTYVTSEALFRYNTVPVPLEQAQPGDLLFFRSPGGDSITGVGVVSAVSGRIIRVVVASASRGRVVDIGIDTQGDYWARNVAGLGRLIYHAGAATPATAAP from the coding sequence GTGACCTGCTGGTTGCGACGCCGCACGGATGCCGCATCGGTGGCCGCCCTGGTCGCCGTGCTGATGGCCGCCATGCCGGCGGCCGCCTCGGCGGCCGAGGCAGGGGCCGTGGAGACCGTCAGCGCTCAACAGGCCTTGGCGGCGCTGGAGGAGGCCCTTCGTTACGTGGAGGCCGGCGTGCCCTACCAGCTGGGGGGCAAGATCACGCTCGAGGAGTACCTGGCCCTAAAGGAGGAGGATCCGGAGGCGGCGGCTGCCCGCGGCGTCGACGCCTCGGGTGTCGTGGTCAACGCGTACCGGGCCGCCCTGCCAGACCTGACGCTCTTCGCAGGGCCACCCGAGCAGGGCCGCACCACGACCTACGTCACCAGCGAGGCCCTCTTCCGCTACAACACGGTGCCGGTGCCGCTGGAGCAGGCCCAACCGGGTGACCTGCTCTTCTTCCGGTCGCCGGGGGGCGACTCCATCACCGGCGTGGGCGTGGTCTCGGCGGTCTCGGGGCGCATCATCCGGGTCGTGGTAGCCAGCGCCTCACGCGGCCGCGTCGTCGACATCGGCATCGACACGCAGGGCGACTACTGGGCGCGCAACGTGGCGGGCCTGGGCCGGCTCATCTATCACGCCGGCGCCGCGACGCCTGCGACCGCAGCCCCCTGA
- a CDS encoding PHP domain-containing protein, producing MTPIALRDPYGEAPDTAVWVKGQLHCHTSRSFDGRMSVEEVAAAYLRHGFDFVCVTDHDRLWDRLEWHDGLLLVPGEESTLARPFPPLGRHLLRLFTTEPVPLLAPAADKMERTAGAGGLLAAAHPAWSGNLGTGRWSVEALRDPRLSLVEIVNHHAPTSANLALWDAALASRGPDAPLWATAVDDSHRPEQVGRGWVWVRVGRPLRDYASPQEAAGALRSSLARGAFYASTGVRASFSAATASGRPEVRVTVGREGMDRRPPVVRFFGRGGRALAESEGWEALYPVRGDEGYVRVEVEGDGRSRAWSQPFWVLPAAAPRSWEEASR from the coding sequence GTGACGCCCATCGCGCTGCGGGATCCCTACGGCGAGGCACCCGACACCGCCGTCTGGGTGAAGGGGCAACTCCACTGCCACACCTCTCGCTCCTTCGACGGCCGCATGTCCGTGGAGGAGGTGGCGGCGGCCTACCTCCGGCATGGATTCGACTTCGTCTGCGTCACCGATCACGACCGGCTGTGGGACCGCTTGGAGTGGCACGACGGCCTGCTGCTGGTGCCCGGTGAGGAGAGCACGCTGGCGAGGCCGTTTCCACCGCTGGGGCGGCACCTGCTCCGGCTCTTCACGACCGAGCCCGTGCCCCTGCTCGCCCCGGCCGCTGACAAGATGGAGCGCACGGCGGGGGCCGGTGGGCTCCTGGCGGCGGCCCACCCCGCCTGGAGCGGCAACCTCGGCACCGGGCGGTGGTCCGTCGAGGCCCTTCGCGACCCTCGCCTCTCGTTGGTCGAGATCGTCAACCATCACGCTCCCACCTCGGCCAACCTGGCCCTCTGGGACGCCGCGCTGGCGTCGAGGGGCCCCGACGCTCCGCTCTGGGCCACCGCGGTCGACGACAGCCACCGGCCCGAGCAGGTCGGCCGCGGCTGGGTCTGGGTAAGGGTCGGGCGTCCCCTCCGGGACTACGCCTCGCCCCAAGAGGCAGCGGGGGCGCTGCGGTCGTCCCTGGCGCGGGGCGCCTTCTATGCCAGCACCGGCGTCAGGGCCAGCTTCTCGGCGGCGACGGCCAGCGGCCGCCCCGAGGTGAGGGTAACGGTGGGGCGTGAAGGGATGGACCGGAGGCCGCCGGTGGTGCGGTTCTTCGGAAGGGGCGGCCGGGCGCTGGCGGAGTCGGAGGGATGGGAGGCTCTCTACCCCGTGCGGGGCGACGAGGGGTACGTGCGGGTGGAGGTGGAGGGCGACGGGCGGTCACGTGCCTGGTCGCAGCCTTTCTGGGTGTTGCCCGCCGCCGCACCTCGGTCGTGGGAGGAGGCGTCGCGATGA
- a CDS encoding serine hydrolase: MAVDPTGQWRRLGLILGVLVLAALAVSRSGSPARATVVDYEPLRQQVQAFVESRPQRIGIYFKDLTSQQTWGIDEELPIPAASTVKVPIALYVNELVAQGRLRWSDRVRYERDLDLAGGAGVLQYDGIDGGTYSLRVLTNLLITISDNVAWRMLTRHLGKENIAAFMRSLGGRTVYPDGQNISTARDMGIYMEAVLGFAERQPELGERLLDDLAHTIWHVGLPGELPTDVRVAHKEGDITGVADDVGVVFARRPYILAIMSEGVPDIETGFADVARISRMVYDFQERLAGR, translated from the coding sequence ATGGCGGTGGACCCGACGGGACAGTGGCGGCGGCTGGGTCTGATCCTCGGCGTGCTGGTGCTGGCGGCGCTGGCCGTGAGCCGGTCGGGCTCTCCGGCCCGGGCGACGGTGGTCGACTACGAGCCCCTGCGCCAGCAGGTGCAGGCGTTCGTCGAGAGCCGTCCCCAGCGCATCGGCATCTACTTCAAGGACCTGACGTCGCAGCAGACCTGGGGTATCGACGAGGAGCTCCCCATCCCGGCTGCCAGCACCGTCAAGGTGCCCATCGCGCTCTACGTCAACGAACTGGTGGCCCAGGGCCGCCTGCGCTGGAGCGACCGCGTCCGGTACGAGCGGGACCTCGACCTGGCGGGCGGCGCCGGAGTGCTCCAGTACGACGGGATCGACGGCGGGACGTACTCGCTGAGGGTGCTGACCAATCTCCTCATCACCATCAGCGACAACGTCGCCTGGCGGATGCTGACCCGCCACCTGGGCAAGGAGAACATCGCCGCCTTCATGCGGAGCTTGGGGGGCAGGACCGTCTACCCCGACGGGCAGAACATCAGCACCGCCCGGGACATGGGCATCTACATGGAGGCGGTCCTGGGCTTCGCCGAGCGCCAACCCGAGCTGGGGGAGCGGCTGCTGGACGACCTGGCCCACACCATCTGGCACGTCGGCCTACCGGGGGAACTGCCGACCGACGTGCGCGTCGCCCACAAGGAGGGCGACATCACCGGCGTGGCCGACGACGTGGGGGTCGTCTTCGCCCGCCGCCCCTACATCCTGGCCATCATGTCGGAGGGTGTCCCCGACATCGAGACGGGTTTCGCCGACGTCGCCCGCATCTCCCGGATGGTCTACGACTTCCAGGAGCGGCTGGCGGGGCGCTGA
- a CDS encoding ABC transporter permease subunit, with product MQPLDEGHVPQHDRSALSSSRPPAPRPHPRARHGGDLQCGSCRPPRLPAPSGRERGGHLALLLLRTELGRAIRATAQNREAAELQGIDTGRMRALVFGIAAALAAVAGTLMLPILYVIPTIGGTFTLKAFVVHHALAIADRACVLENGRVVMEGTGRALLGEARIQSAYLGL from the coding sequence TTGCAGCCACTGGATGAGGGTCACGTCCCACAACACGACCGCTCCGCCCTTTCCTCGTCGCGGCCGCCGGCCCCTCGTCCGCACCCCCGGGCCCGGCACGGCGGCGACCTGCAGTGCGGTTCGTGCCGCCCCCCTCGCCTCCCTGCGCCGTCGGGGCGGGAGCGGGGAGGGCATCTCGCTCTCCTGCTGCTGCGGACCGAGCTGGGCCGGGCCATCCGAGCGACGGCCCAAAACCGTGAGGCGGCGGAGCTGCAGGGCATCGACACGGGCCGTATGAGGGCGCTGGTCTTCGGCATTGCCGCGGCCCTAGCGGCAGTCGCCGGCACGTTGATGTTGCCCATCCTCTACGTGATCCCCACCATCGGTGGCACGTTCACCCTCAAGGCGTTCGTTGTGCACCATGCCCTCGCCATCGCCGACCGGGCCTGCGTGCTGGAGAACGGGCGGGTCGTGATGGAGGGTACGGGCCGAGCCCTGCTGGGCGAGGCGCGCATCCAGTCCGCCTACCTGGGACTGTGA
- a CDS encoding N-acetylmuramoyl-L-alanine amidase family protein yields the protein MLRQPPGAAWGMVILVLAGTVTGASAAAAPRFAQTPLVGRVLVVDPGHGGIDGGCVADGYLEKDVVLPVAQELSRLLRAAGARVGLTRNQDMELGHMHPGPGSRYHRDLAMRVAISRRLGPDLQISLHANASRDPRMHGVMVFYQPGRPDSRRVAHWLVEALRDLMPGNQNAALPGDFFVLRQVPYTAVLVELGFLTSAVDRAILVSAEGQARLANALYEALLRYYLEEGRSTELDHHAPRAVGAIPSGRRWKLRRRWGLRAIT from the coding sequence ATGCTGCGCCAGCCCCCCGGAGCCGCCTGGGGGATGGTCATCCTCGTGCTGGCGGGGACCGTCACGGGTGCCTCGGCAGCGGCTGCACCGAGGTTCGCGCAGACGCCCCTGGTCGGGCGGGTGCTGGTGGTCGACCCCGGCCATGGCGGCATCGACGGCGGGTGCGTCGCCGACGGCTACCTGGAGAAGGATGTGGTACTGCCGGTGGCGCAGGAGCTGTCCCGACTCCTGCGTGCCGCAGGAGCCCGGGTGGGATTGACCCGCAACCAGGACATGGAGCTGGGGCACATGCACCCCGGCCCGGGCTCCCGGTACCACCGGGACCTGGCGATGCGCGTGGCCATCTCCCGGCGGCTCGGTCCCGACCTGCAGATCAGCCTCCATGCCAACGCATCCCGGGATCCCCGGATGCACGGGGTGATGGTCTTCTACCAGCCCGGACGCCCCGACAGCCGTCGGGTAGCCCACTGGCTGGTGGAGGCGTTGAGGGATCTGATGCCGGGCAACCAAAACGCGGCGCTGCCGGGCGACTTCTTCGTGCTCCGGCAGGTGCCGTACACGGCCGTGCTGGTGGAGCTGGGCTTCCTCACCAGCGCGGTGGATCGGGCGATCCTGGTCAGTGCCGAGGGGCAGGCGCGCCTTGCCAACGCCCTCTACGAAGCGCTGCTGCGCTACTACCTCGAAGAGGGGCGCAGCACCGAGCTCGATCACCATGCCCCTCGAGCGGTGGGCGCCATCCCGTCCGGGAGGCGCTGGAAACTCAGGAGGAGGTGGGGTCTCCGCGCGATAACGTAA
- a CDS encoding LysM peptidoglycan-binding domain-containing protein, translated as MFRGRLGRVASLLAAVGVVLACLAGTAGLTSASARVLQEGMWGDDVRELQELLREIGFSTINPNGVFGPETTAAVRRLQQAVGLAADGVVGPQTWAVVEALRTPYRYRVQTGDTLWDIARRFGTTMESIMDANGMEETTLRPGQVLVIPSVRRLHVPMAMRVRDLAARLGVAAQDVARLNGLGLNDTMRAGSEIWVPLPAL; from the coding sequence ATGTTCCGGGGGCGATTGGGGAGGGTCGCGTCCCTGCTCGCGGCGGTGGGAGTCGTGTTGGCCTGTCTGGCCGGGACGGCTGGCCTGACGTCGGCGAGCGCCCGAGTGCTGCAGGAGGGCATGTGGGGCGACGACGTCCGGGAGCTGCAGGAGCTGTTGCGCGAGATCGGCTTCTCCACCATCAATCCCAACGGGGTCTTCGGGCCCGAGACGACTGCGGCGGTGCGCCGGCTTCAGCAGGCCGTGGGGCTGGCCGCCGACGGCGTGGTGGGGCCGCAGACCTGGGCGGTCGTGGAGGCGTTGCGCACTCCTTACCGGTACCGAGTGCAGACCGGTGACACCCTGTGGGACATCGCTCGCCGCTTCGGCACCACGATGGAGTCCATCATGGACGCCAACGGCATGGAGGAGACGACCCTGCGGCCCGGGCAGGTGCTGGTGATCCCCTCGGTGCGGCGGCTGCACGTGCCGATGGCCATGAGGGTACGGGACCTGGCGGCCAGACTGGGGGTCGCTGCCCAGGACGTGGCGCGGCTCAACGGGCTCGGGCTCAACGACACGATGAGGGCGGGCAGCGAGATCTGGGTGCCGCTGCCCGCCCTGTGA
- the mutY gene encoding A/G-specific adenine glycosylase — protein MWISFDLDGVLMRNPFRDGIFPELCSAMAPAFAQDPRRALGAILDEYFRRLAVARQAEEQGSAGGEAHADGVPLAVSPYDWDGIVARVAAERGLSGIPGEPIADMVRRYARQPGYVAFQHPTVPVALAMLAERGHHLRVATNGLWTYQEPVLEALGILERFEHVTAPDLTGAAKPSPSAFHAAFGAVRAPQGVHVGDDLLYDVAGARRAGLRAIWVMPPRLARMAELRARPPWERPALLADSEAWAAEIDRTLERRPAVDRELVRWALPDAAVVHVGEVPSVVEHWSGEGTKRRRGARRSSRWEVPVLPLRQVGQSLVDWFAQAQRPLPWRRAGDPYAVLVSEFMLQQTQVATVVPYFQRFLARFPSLESLARARLDDVLAIWQGLGYYRRARHLHATARLVLQRHGGRIPDDPAVLRTLPGVGPYMAGAIASIAYGRPEPAMDGNAMRVLSRLLLEWAPPGQAAARRLGQWARAMIPEGRAADFTQGLMELGSTICRPTQPLCGTCPVQRFCSAWAYRIQEELPVRRAGSPVPIERVAAAVVVDGAGRVLLVRREEGRLLGSLWALPSVTLRDGESPEEAARRAAAEQAGVEAVVVRPLGETSHAFSHRQWRLQGYLMRPAQEAGTSAAEPAAPYGSPGDGERVRWVAPDALPDVPVGRAFRRVLQLVGLQGGAAPMGRAAP, from the coding sequence TTGTGGATTAGCTTCGACCTCGACGGCGTCTTGATGCGCAATCCGTTCCGAGACGGCATCTTTCCCGAGCTCTGCTCGGCCATGGCGCCTGCCTTCGCGCAGGATCCCCGCCGGGCCCTGGGCGCCATCCTCGACGAGTACTTCCGGCGCCTCGCGGTGGCCAGGCAGGCCGAGGAACAGGGGTCGGCCGGTGGCGAAGCGCACGCTGACGGGGTGCCGCTCGCGGTGTCTCCCTATGACTGGGACGGCATCGTCGCCCGGGTGGCCGCCGAGCGGGGCCTCTCGGGCATCCCCGGCGAGCCCATCGCCGACATGGTGCGCCGCTACGCCCGCCAGCCGGGCTACGTCGCCTTCCAGCATCCGACGGTGCCGGTGGCTCTGGCGATGCTGGCCGAGCGGGGCCACCACCTGCGGGTCGCCACCAACGGGCTGTGGACCTACCAGGAGCCCGTGCTCGAGGCGCTGGGCATCCTCGAGCGCTTCGAGCACGTGACGGCGCCCGATCTGACCGGAGCGGCCAAGCCCTCGCCCTCGGCCTTCCACGCGGCCTTCGGAGCCGTGCGTGCGCCCCAGGGCGTCCACGTGGGCGACGACCTGCTCTACGACGTGGCGGGCGCGCGCCGTGCCGGCCTGCGGGCCATCTGGGTGATGCCGCCGCGCCTGGCGCGCATGGCGGAGCTGCGTGCCCGGCCCCCCTGGGAGCGGCCCGCTCTGCTGGCGGACAGCGAGGCATGGGCGGCGGAGATCGACCGCACCCTGGAGCGCAGGCCGGCGGTGGACCGCGAGCTGGTGAGATGGGCCCTGCCGGACGCGGCCGTGGTGCACGTGGGCGAGGTGCCCTCCGTCGTCGAGCACTGGTCCGGGGAGGGGACAAAGCGGCGGCGCGGGGCCCGGCGCTCCTCCCGCTGGGAGGTCCCCGTCCTGCCTCTGCGGCAGGTGGGCCAGTCGCTGGTGGACTGGTTCGCCCAGGCGCAGCGGCCCCTGCCCTGGCGACGGGCCGGCGACCCGTACGCCGTCCTCGTCTCCGAGTTCATGCTGCAGCAGACCCAGGTCGCCACCGTCGTCCCGTACTTCCAGCGCTTCCTGGCGCGCTTTCCCAGCCTGGAGTCCCTGGCGCGCGCGCGGCTCGACGACGTGCTGGCAATCTGGCAGGGTCTCGGCTACTACCGCCGGGCTCGCCACCTGCACGCGACCGCCCGCTTGGTGCTGCAACGCCACGGCGGCCGCATCCCCGACGACCCGGCGGTGCTGCGCACTCTGCCCGGCGTGGGGCCCTACATGGCCGGAGCCATCGCCAGCATCGCCTACGGCCGGCCCGAGCCCGCCATGGACGGCAACGCGATGCGCGTGCTGTCGCGGCTGCTGCTGGAGTGGGCACCCCCGGGCCAGGCCGCCGCCCGGCGGCTCGGCCAGTGGGCCCGGGCCATGATCCCCGAGGGACGGGCGGCGGACTTCACCCAGGGGCTGATGGAGCTGGGGAGCACCATCTGCCGGCCGACCCAGCCCCTGTGCGGGACGTGTCCGGTGCAGCGCTTCTGCTCCGCCTGGGCGTATCGCATCCAGGAGGAGCTGCCGGTGCGGCGGGCCGGCTCGCCCGTGCCCATCGAGCGGGTGGCGGCCGCGGTGGTGGTCGACGGAGCGGGGCGGGTGCTGCTGGTGCGACGGGAGGAGGGGCGGTTGCTGGGTTCGCTCTGGGCGCTGCCCTCGGTCACGTTGCGAGACGGCGAGTCGCCCGAGGAGGCCGCGCGCCGCGCCGCAGCCGAGCAGGCTGGAGTCGAGGCGGTCGTCGTGCGACCGCTCGGGGAGACGTCCCATGCCTTCAGCCACCGGCAGTGGCGCCTGCAGGGATACCTGATGCGCCCGGCGCAGGAGGCGGGTACCTCGGCGGCGGAGCCAGCCGCTCCCTACGGGTCGCCCGGTGACGGGGAGCGGGTGCGGTGGGTGGCGCCCGACGCCCTGCCCGACGTGCCGGTGGGGCGGGCCTTTCGCCGGGTGCTGCAACTGGTCGGCCTGCAGGGCGGTGCCGCGCCGATGGGGCGGGCCGCCCCGTGA
- a CDS encoding glycerophosphodiester phosphodiesterase family protein, which translates to MLWDVTLIQWLQGFRSPVLDQLALALTWLGDELFYMLAIPILYWASRERTHRLAVVVLVTLWLNGAAKEWAAMPRPDPALGIERLYEATGPGFPSGHAQGSLTFWGWLALEYPRPWFVALALLMILGISGSRLYLGVHYPGDLLGGWALGLLVILLAAIVMGRDRRRDEGGPWRWALAVLLPLLMFPLSPSSSTERAVGFLIGLLTGDRLALRAVPYGGQASPLQHLIRSTLGVAGLLGLALLVRAHAAPGLPAVFGYALVAVWVTVLAPLLFLRTGLASPPLEVQWRVRQRRIPSLATPSPRAVGAYLGVSALVALGVAVASWLASRLPVAEAPASLWATEIGPRNIGHRGASGLAPENTLPAFAEALRHGVDWMELDVHQTADGQVVVIHDDRVERTTDGQGQVARLTLAGLRALDAGYRFSPDGVSFPFRGQGVAVPTLTEVLTAFPGSRFIVEMKPGDPSFAARILEVVDQAGARDRVLLAGFDDDVVRRARELAPDVLTSMGQGEALRMQLMLRLGLGAFWSPPAAVAQLPERYQGLPVVTEALIRLAHRKGVPVHVWTVNEVTDMRRLAALGVDGIITDYPDRMASVLAERASRLGSGRVEGIAVVD; encoded by the coding sequence GTGTTGTGGGACGTGACCCTCATCCAGTGGCTGCAAGGCTTTCGCTCACCGGTGCTCGACCAGCTGGCCCTGGCCCTCACCTGGCTCGGAGACGAGCTCTTCTACATGCTGGCCATCCCCATCTTGTACTGGGCCAGCCGGGAGCGGACGCACCGGCTGGCGGTGGTCGTGCTGGTGACGCTCTGGCTCAACGGGGCCGCCAAGGAGTGGGCGGCCATGCCCCGGCCCGACCCGGCCCTCGGCATCGAGCGGCTGTACGAGGCCACCGGCCCGGGCTTCCCCTCGGGACACGCGCAGGGCAGCCTCACGTTTTGGGGATGGCTGGCCCTGGAGTATCCGCGGCCGTGGTTCGTGGCCCTGGCGCTGCTGATGATCCTGGGCATCTCGGGCTCTCGCCTCTACCTGGGCGTGCACTACCCCGGCGATCTGCTGGGCGGCTGGGCGCTGGGCCTGTTGGTCATCCTGCTGGCGGCCATCGTGATGGGCCGAGACCGCCGCCGCGACGAGGGGGGCCCGTGGCGCTGGGCATTGGCCGTATTGCTGCCGTTGCTGATGTTTCCCCTCTCCCCCTCCTCGTCCACGGAGCGGGCTGTCGGCTTTCTCATCGGGCTCCTGACCGGGGACCGGCTCGCCTTGCGAGCCGTCCCCTATGGCGGGCAGGCCTCGCCGCTCCAGCACCTGATCCGCTCGACCCTGGGGGTCGCGGGCCTCCTGGGATTGGCCCTGCTGGTGCGGGCGCATGCGGCTCCCGGGCTACCGGCGGTCTTCGGCTACGCCCTGGTGGCCGTCTGGGTCACCGTGCTGGCGCCCCTGCTCTTCCTTCGCACGGGCCTCGCCTCGCCGCCCCTGGAGGTCCAGTGGCGGGTGCGCCAGCGGCGCATCCCCAGCCTGGCCACTCCGTCGCCTCGGGCCGTCGGCGCCTACCTGGGCGTCTCGGCGCTGGTCGCGCTGGGCGTGGCGGTGGCGTCGTGGCTGGCCTCCCGGCTGCCCGTCGCAGAGGCCCCCGCGTCCCTGTGGGCGACCGAGATCGGGCCCCGCAACATCGGGCACCGGGGCGCCTCGGGGCTGGCGCCCGAGAACACCCTGCCGGCCTTCGCAGAGGCCCTGCGGCACGGGGTAGACTGGATGGAGCTGGACGTCCACCAGACAGCCGACGGTCAGGTCGTCGTGATCCACGACGACCGGGTGGAACGCACCACCGACGGGCAGGGCCAGGTGGCGCGGCTCACCCTGGCGGGGCTCCGGGCGCTGGACGCGGGCTATCGCTTCAGCCCTGACGGCGTCTCGTTCCCCTTCAGGGGGCAGGGGGTGGCCGTCCCGACCCTGACGGAGGTCCTGACGGCCTTCCCGGGGAGTCGCTTCATCGTCGAGATGAAGCCGGGGGACCCGTCCTTCGCGGCTCGGATCCTGGAGGTCGTCGACCAAGCGGGCGCCCGCGACCGGGTGCTCCTGGCGGGCTTCGACGACGATGTGGTGCGCCGTGCCCGAGAGCTGGCGCCGGATGTCCTCACCTCCATGGGCCAGGGGGAGGCGCTGCGGATGCAGCTCATGCTGCGGCTGGGGCTGGGGGCCTTCTGGAGTCCCCCGGCGGCCGTCGCGCAGCTGCCCGAGCGCTACCAGGGTCTGCCCGTCGTGACGGAGGCGCTCATCCGCCTGGCGCACCGCAAGGGCGTCCCGGTGCACGTCTGGACCGTCAACGAGGTGACCGACATGCGCCGGCTGGCGGCCCTGGGGGTCGATGGCATCATCACGGACTACCCGGACCGGATGGCGTCGGTACTGGCGGAGCGGGCCAGCCGCCTGGGGTCGGGCCGGGTGGAGGGCATCGCCGTTGTGGATTAG